From a region of the Cucumis sativus cultivar 9930 chromosome 6, Cucumber_9930_V3, whole genome shotgun sequence genome:
- the LOC101202762 gene encoding proton pump-interactor BIP131 produces MESDQGYHLLPFTAPSSDTHCFDFEAKKSTMEEGDQFNCREKNMVEEQEGSEVIGEEGIIDCSDDEMPVGVVRHFYFVKVLPLENPNLDAMIKKAEEMIDKTNRDQVLLATKIREKMMDRDAVRSKLSWMKKYDYYELTIKWHKERLDILHLSLDKLTFANNAYKGKPVNSCLSSGEVDKQKLHFLMLHGCKNMADERKLLREVNASQGKDGGITLDELHAPIQRLRGQFPTNYMGRTESDENARKQAILKGIKHHEVIMEKAIANAVVNGKLWNSLSSKKSIQEEIEMLNNSSIQPRERQRKTITEIRKVNLELEKVEKDIRSLQKLFTDANRKKDDAYTTILRLKKQYGEENASYYQYRSLMKKVEALVKKKDIAAVQEVSQTQVEKFMHQWNDNMEFRNDYKKRVNPSLKNRHLGVDGRMTMNNQKPEVEDTRKIIKPDTLSKTRLKWLMKDSEDPFELLS; encoded by the exons ATGGAATCTGATCAAGGCTACCATCTTCTCCCATTCACAGCACCAAGTTCAGACACccattgttttgattttgag GCAAAGAAAAGCACCATGGAAGAAGGTGATCAATTCAATTGTAGAGAGAAGAATATGGTGGAAGAACAAGAAGGATCGGAAGTAATTGGTGAAGAGGGGATAATAGATTGTTCTGATGATGAAATGCCTGTTGGAGTTGTTcgacatttttattttgtgaaggTTTTGCCACTTGAGAACCCAAATTTGGATGCCATGATCAAGAAGGCTGAAGAGATGATTGACAAGACGAATCGAGACCAAGTTCTGCTAGCCACAAAGATACGGGAAAAGATG ATGGATCGCGACGCGGTGCGCTCAAAATTGAGCTGGATGAAGAAGTATGATTATTATGAACTCACCATAAAATGGCATAAGGAGAGATTGGACATCCTGCATCTATCACTAGACAAACTGACCTTTGCAAACAACGCATATAAAGGAAAGCCGGTCAACTCGTGCTTGTCGTCAGGGGAAGTCGATAAGCAA AAACTGCATTTCTTGATGCTACATGGCTGTAAAAACATGGCTGATGAGAGAAAGCTATTAAGGGAAGTCAATGCAAGCCAAGGGAAGGATGGGGGCATCACATTAGATGAACTTCATGCTCCT ATTCAGCGCTTGCGAGGACAATTTCCCACCAACTACATGGGGCGTACAGAATCCGATGAAAATGCTCGTAAACAAGCCATTCTCAAAGGCATAAAACATCATGAAGTTATTATGGAGAAAGCCATTGCTAATGCCGTAGTGAATGGAAAATTGTGGAACTCTCTAAGCTCAAAAAAGTCCATTCAAGAAGAA ATAGAGATGCTCAACAACAGTTCAATTCAACCAAGGGAAAGACAAAGGAAAACAATAACCGAAATTCGGAAGGTAAATTTAGAACTCGAGAAGGTAGAAAAAGATATACGTTCTCTACAAAAGCTCTTCACAGATGCAAATCGCAAAAAAGATGACGCATACACAACCATTCTTAGACTGAAGAAGCAGTATGGGGAAGAG AATGCTTCCTACTACCAATACCGTTCCCTCATGAAGAAAGTTGAAGCActtgttaaaaagaaagacattgcagCAGTTCAAGAAGTATCTCAAACACAG GTTGAAAAATTTATGCACCAGTGGAATGATAACATGGAATTCAGAAACGATTACAAAAAGAGAGTCAACCCGTCGTTAAAAAACCGACATCTTGGTGTGGATGGGAGGATGACGATGAACAACCAA